A window from Zingiber officinale cultivar Zhangliang chromosome 7A, Zo_v1.1, whole genome shotgun sequence encodes these proteins:
- the LOC121999683 gene encoding uncharacterized protein LOC121999683, protein MSSLPAPTILQTSAPTEQSYSHSGGSFGPALLVLGIIAMLAIAACVFGRLCASRFSECKVWHEEHPLSRHFETKPGSFNAKSAGNCKLQAQAKLERDVKTEFRRTKNKRRALRVCSLNHIISPVRITNYTLEVLICPVGKFDSITTLQGINASYETKRQRCCVLARSLLPSPRRSRSTRIRRHIPPPFPADRGVTLPPMKAVAHPVRAALRRVGFGGGPLTGSLRWRRRLLLAALFASAAAAVFLAFSSRPSGAPLWISDSYSTPSSRIADSLSSANFSPMSLPGFASRLNFSASDVTPVFPPVLAPSPPPNDDLDDAEVDDIDSGPVSKETALWTEVMNSTDANLPSLFVEPHPSQLESSKSGTPELREPPLSLQNELRMPMPLTSTDQQLIYAKGEISRAPVIYDDSDLFAPLFLNVSVFKRSYSLMESLLKVYIYQDGSKPIFHRPDLKGIYASEGWFMKLMEGNKNFVVKDPKKAHLFYLPYSAHRLQQALYVPNSHNFRPLMIFLRDHINMISVKYPFWNRTRGADHFLVACHDWHQVTC, encoded by the exons ATGTCTTCCCTCCCGGCGCCGACTATCCTACAAACCTCCGCACCAACAGAGCAGTCTTATTCCCACTCTGGTGGATCCTTTGGCCCAGCACTGCTAGTGCTAGGCATCATTGCTATGCTTGCCATTGCTGCATGCGTCTTCGGGCGCCTTTGTGCTAGTCGTTTTAGCGAGTGCAAAGTATGGCACGAGGAGCATCCACTCTCAAGGCATTTTGAAACAAAGCCAGGCAGTTTCAATGCGAAATCTGCCGGCAATTGCAAGCTCCAAGCTCAAGCGAAGCTCGAACGCGATGTGAAAACAGAATTTCGC AGAACTAAAAATAAGAGAAGAGCGTTGAGGGTGTGTTCGCTCAATCACATCATCTCTCCAGTCCGTATTACCAATTATACCCTTGAAGTTCTAATATGTCCCGTAGGAAAATTCGACTCAATCACCACATTGCAGGGGATAAATGCGTCATATGAGACAAAACGCCAGCGATGCTGCGTGCTCGCCCGATCCCTCCTCCCCTCCCCCCGCCGATCTCGTTCGACTCGAATCCGCCGCCATATTCCTCCTCCTTTTCCCGCAGACCGCGGTGTTACGCTGCCTCCGATGAAGGCGGTCGCTCATCCGGTGAGGGCGGCGTTGCGGCGCGTTGGGTTTGGCGGCGGACCACTGACGGGAAGTCTGCGCTGGCGACGCAGGCTCCTGCTCGCTGCGCTCTTCGCGTCGGCAGCGGCCGCCGTGTTTCTCGCCTTCTCTTCGCGCCCTTCGGGCGCTCCCCTCTGGATCTCCGACTCCTACAGCACCCCCTCCAGTCGCATCGCTGATTCACTCTCTTCCGCAAACTTCTCACCTATGTCACTCCCTGGCTTTGCTTCGAGGCTTAATTTTAGTGCTTCCGATGTTACGCCTGTTTTCCCTCCGGTTCTTGCCCCTTCGCCACCGCCTAACGATGACTTAGATGATGCGGAGGTGGATGACATTGACAGCGGCCCTGTCTCAAAGGAGACAGCTTTGTGGACAGAG GTCATGAACTCTACAGATGCAAATCTTCCGTCTCTTTTTGTAGAGCCTCACCCTTCTCAACTTGAGAGTTCGAAATCTGGTACACCTGAACTAAGAGAGCCTCCTTTGTCGCTTCAGAATGAACTAAGGATGCCTATGCCATTGACATCCACCGATCAACAACTTATCTATGCCAAAGGAGAAATTAGTCGTGCGCCTGTTATCTATGATGACTCTGATCTATTTGCTCCTCTGTTCCTGAATGTTTCAGTCTTTAAGAG GAGTTATTCACTGATGGAAAGTTTGCTGAAGGTTTACATCTATCAGGATGGATCAAAACCTATTTTCCACAGACCTGATCTCAAAGGCATCTATGCTTCTGAAGGGTGGTTCATGAAATTAATGGAGGGTAACAAGAATTTTGTTGTGAAAGATCCAAAGAAAGCCCATTTGTTCTATCTACCGTACAGTGCACATAGGTTACAACAGGCGCTTTACGTGCCCAACTCACACAATTTTCGGCCTTTAATGATTTTCTTGAGGGATCACATTAACATGATTTCTGTCAAGTATCCTTTTTGGAATCGAACAAGAGGAGCTGATCATTTTCTAGTTGCTTGCCACGACTGG CATCAGGTTACTTGTTAG
- the LOC122002311 gene encoding DNA (cytosine-5)-methyltransferase 1B-like, with protein sequence MARNPGGSNSTGMTRSGKRRSSKRKVTDNAESATAVECGKHSSNLENDNEIDACKRPRRAAACSNFKERSVRISDKSSVLETKKIQVEENEEVAVELTRLGAEDLPPCRKLVDFTIHDADGNAQPFEMSEIDDCFITALVLPSDDNLGKERDRGIKCEGFGRIECWSISGYDEGSPVIWVSTEIADYECAKPAGSYKKFYDLFYEKACICVHVYQKLAKTVSGNSTLSLEELLASVIRSMSGTKNFPAGSNCRDFVISLGEFIYNQLIGLDESSTNNNVNWATMPTLIALRDECGSRSESKNFPLRVSNQNLRIKEGEVLGSTEDEDEKLARLLQEEENWKAMRQQKSHRAATNTKKNIYIKINEIEIANDYPLPAYYRPSNHEMDEYLFFESENNMSYSDLPRRILDNWALYNSDSRLISLELLPMKSCAEIDVTIFGSGQMREDDGSGFELDNDLGLSSSSRSNHADIEGVPIYLSAIKEWMIEFGASMIFISIRTDVAWYRLGKPAKQYDPWHQPVLKTAKLAISIITLLKEQSRVSKLSFADVIKKVSEFSKTHPAYISSNLSLVERYIVVHGQIILQQFAEYPDETIRKSAFIIGLSENMEQRSHTKLIMKKKALLKKEENLNPCAAMGPTLSSRKVMRATTTRFINKIWGDYYLNFFPEDSTNGDAHEPVEIEGELEDNEDDEVEEENALVLDQQPTKPHSTSHSSKLHKEIQWEGKPNGKMDSGETLYRCAIVRGHVIEIGGAVTMEADVNDEPSLLFVEYMFEKHNGVKMAHGRVLLKGSQTILGNAADERELFLSNDCMEVELGNIKESIVVDIRLRPWGHQYRKDYGNADKIDRAKAEENRRKGLPMEFYCKVLYSPERGGFFVLPHHSMGLGNGVCDSCKEKSLQKDDFKLSSNSSFVYKRIEYTVQDFLYVRPQFFDSEEQEDLGTFKSGRNVGLKAYVVCQILEIPVSKQHTLKSAKVKVRRFYRPEDISSEKAYSSDIREVYYSENVVSVPVDMIEGKCEVRKKIDVLSFGIPVLDDIFFCEYCYDPVKGTLKQLPANIKVSSLKIKEDQIAYRKKKGKEKCGDEFSAKLTDVSRENHLATLDIFAGCGGLSAGLQHSGVSYTKWAIEYEEPAGEAFRYNHPEALMFVDNCNVILRAIMEKYGDSDDCISTSEAADLAASLDEEKLKNLPKPGEVDFINGGPPCQGFSGMNRFNRSTWSKVQCEMILAFLSFAEYFRPKFFLLENVRNFVSFNKGQTFRLTLASLLAMGYQVRFGILEAGAYGVSQSRKRAFIWAASPEETLPEWPEPIHVFATPELKISMPRNGYYTAVRSTAGGAPFRSITVRDTIGDLPPVANGAAKPTIDYGSEPISWFQKNIRSGMSALNDHISKEMNELNLIRCQRVPKRPGADWRDLPDEKVKLSTGQMVDLIPWCLPNTAKRHNQWKGLFGRLDWDGNFPTSITDPQPMGKVGMCFHPDQDRILTVRECARSQGFPDSYQFSGNVQNKHRQIGNAVPPPLAYALGRKLKEAVERKQSPSA encoded by the exons ATGGCGAGAAATCCTGGAGGTTCGAATTCTACAG GAATGACAAGGAGTGGCAAACGAAGGTCATCAAAAAGGAAAGTAACTGATAATGCTGAATCTGCTACTGCAGTGGAGTGTGGAAAACATAGTAGCAATCTTGAAAATGATAACGAAATAGATGCTTGCAAGAGGCCAAGGCGAGCTGCAGCATGCTCAAACTTTAAAGAGAGAAGTGTCAGAATATCTGACAAATCCTCAGTTCTTGAAACAAAGAAAATACAAGTGGAGGAGAATGAGGAAGTGGCTGTTGAACTGACTAGACTTGGTGCAGAAGATCTCCCCCCATGTAGAAAGCTTGTTGATTTCACCATTCATGATGCTGATGGAAATGCACAGCCATTTGAAATGTCAGAAATAGATGATTGTTTCATCACTGCACTTGTTCTGCCTTCGGATGACAATCTGGGAAAAGAGAGAGACAGGGGAATAAAATGTGAAGGATTTGGCCGGATAGAGTGTTGGTCAATTTCAGGTTATGATGAAGGTTCACCAGTTATTTGGGTCTCAACAGAAATTGCAGACTATGAGTGTGCAAAACCAGCAGGCAGTTACAAGAAGTTTTATGACCTTTTTTATGAGAAGGCATGCATATGTGTTCATGTTTATCAAAAGTTGGCTAAAACTGTTAGTGGGAACTCAACTTTGAGCCTTGAGGAGTTGCTTGCTTCAGTAATCCGTTCTATGAGTGGAACCAAGAATTTTCCTGCTGGATCAAATTGTAGAGATTTTGTGATCTCTCTTGGAGAGTTTATTTACAACCAGCTAATAGGCCTAGATGAGTCTTCTACCAACAACAATGTTAATTGGGCAACTATGCCAACTCTTATCGCTTTAAGAGATGAATGTGGAAGTAGGTCAGAATCAAAGAATTTTCCATTAAGGGTATCAAATCAGAACTTGAGGATTAAGGAAGGAGAAGTTTTAGGTTCTACTGAAGATGAAGATGAGAAATTGGCAAGACTTTTGCAGGAAGAGGAAAATTGGAAGGCTATGAGGCAGCAAAAAAGCCATAGAGCAGCTACAAACACTAAAAAGAACATCTACATAAAAATCAATGAGATAGAGATTGCTAATGATTATCCATTGCCTGCCTATTACCGACCTTCCAACCATGAAATGGATGAATACTTATTTTTTGAGAGTGAGAACAATATGTCATATTCTGATCTTCCTAGAAGGATTCTTGACAATTGGGCTCTCTATAATTCTGACTCAAGGCTAATCTCTCTGGAGCTTCTGCCAATGAAGTCATGTGCAGAAATTGATGTGACTATTTTTGGATCTGGTCAAATGAGAGAGGATGATGGTAGTGGATTTGAATTGGATAATGACCtaggtctttcttcttcaagCCGTTCTAACCATGCAGATATTGAAGGGGTTCCAATCTATCTTAGTGCTATTAAGGAGTGGATGATTGAATTTGGTGCTTCAATGATTTTCATCTCTATCCGAACAGACGTTGCCTG GTACAGGTTAGGGAAACCTGCAAAACAATATGATCCTTGGCATCAACCAGTCCTGAAAACAGCCAAGCTTGCTATTTCTATAATCACTTTGTTAAAAGAACAAAGCAGGGTTTCAAAACTTTCCTTTGCTGATGTAATTAAGAAAGTGTCAGAATTTAGCAAAACTCATCCTGCATATATATCATCCAACTTATCTTTGGTTGAGAGATACATTGTTGTACATGGACAGATTATTCTTCAGCAGTTTGCTGAGTATCCTGATGAAACAATTAGGAAGTCTGCTTTCATAATTGGACTTTCTGAGAATATGGAGCAAAGAAGCCATACAAAACTCATAATGAAGAAAAAAGCTCTGTTAAAGAAGGAAGAAAACTTGAATCCTTGTGCAGCAATGGGACCTACTTTATCCAGCAGAAAAGTAATGCGTGCTACAACAACAAGATTCATCAATAAAATTTGGGGAGACTACTACTTGAATTTTTTCCCTGAGGACTCTACTAATGGGGATGCACATGAGCCTGTAGAAATTGAAGGAGAGCTGGAGGACAATGAAGATGATGAAGTAGAAGAGGAGAATGCATTGGTGTTGGATCAACAACCCACAAAGCCTCATTCAACCTCACACTCTTCTAAGCTTCATAAGGAAATCCAATGGGAGGGAAAACCTAATGGGAAAATGGATTCTGGGGAGACTCTTTATCGTTGTGCGATTGTCCGTGGACATGTTATAGAAATTGGTGGAGCAGTAACTATGGAAGCTGATGTAAATGATGAGCCATCTTTATTGTTTGTGGAATACATGTTTGAGAAACATAATGGTGTCAAAATGGCTCATGGAAGGGTGTTGCTCAAAGGCTCCCAGACTATCCTTGGAAATGCAGCTGATGAGAGAGAGTTGTTCCTTTCAAATGACTGTATGGAAGTTGAACTAGGGAATATTAAAGAATCCATAGTAGTTGATATCCGTTTACGGCCCTGGGGACACCAGTACAGAAAGGATTATGGCAATGCTGATAAGATCGATAGAGCAAAAGCAGAGGAGAATAGACGGAAAGGACTGCCTATGGAGTTCTATTGCAAAGTCTTATATAGCCCTGAGAGGGGTGGTTTTTTTGTTCTTCCTCATCACAGTATGGGCCTTGGAAATGGTGTTTGTGACTCTTGCAAAGAAAAGTCCTTGCAGAAAGATGATTTCAAATTGAGTTCCAATTCTAGCTTTGTCTATAAGAGGATTGAGTACACTGTTCAAGATTTTCTTTATGTCAGACCTCAGTTCTTTGACAGTGAAGAACAGGAGGATCTTGGGACTTTTAAATCTGGCAGAAATGTAGGACTAAAGGCCTATGTAGTGTGCCAAATTCTTGAAATTCCAGTGTCCAAGCAACATACATTAAAATCAGCAAAGGTGAAAGTAAGAAGGTTTTATAGACCAGAAGACATTTCATCAGAAAAAGCCTACAGTTCTGACATTAGAGAG GTGTACTATAGTGAAAATGTGGTCTCTGTGCCTGTTGACATGATTGAAGGAAAATGTGAAGTTCGGAAGAAGATTGATGTTTTAAGTTTTGGTATACCTGTGCTTGATGACATATTCTTCTGTGAATATTGTTATGATCCTGTTAAAGGAACTCTCAAACAG TTACCTGCCAACATAAAGGTATCGTCTTTGAAAATAAAGGAAGACCAAATTGCCTATCGAAagaaaaagggcaaggagaagtgtGGAGATGAATTTTCTGCAAAATTGACTGATGTGTCTCGGGAAAATCATTTGGCAACTCTTGATATTTTTGCTGGATGTGGTGGCTTGTCTGCAGGACTTCAGCACTCTG GTGTTTCATATACAAAATGGGCCATTGAATATGAAGAGCCTGCTGGTGAAGCATTTCGCTATAATCATCCTGAAGCCTTGATGTTTGTAGATAATTGCAATGTTATTCTCAG ggctattatGGAGAAATATGGAGATTCAGATGATTGTATCTCAACGTCTGAGGCTGCTGACTTGGCTGCTTCACTTGATGAGGAGAAGCTTAAAAATCTACCAAAGCCAGGCGAAGTAGATTTCATCAATGGAGGGCCTCCATGTCAG GGATTTTCTGGGATGAACCGGTTTAATCGGAGCACGTGGAGTAAAGTTCAGTGTGAAATGATTTTGGCCTTCTTATCATTTGCAGAATATTTCAGGCCCAAGTTTTTTCTTCTAGAGAATGTTAGGAATTTTGTGTCTTTCAACAAAGGACAGACATTCAGATTGACTCTTGCGTCACTTTTAGCTATGGGTTATCAG GTAAGGTTTGGTATCCTGGAAGCAGGAGCCTATGGTGTCTCCCAATCAAGAAAGAGGGCGTTCATTTGGGCTGCTTCACCAGAAGAGACTCTTCCAGAATGGCCAGAACCTATCCATGTGTTTGCTACCCCTGAGCTTAAAATTTCTATGCCTAGGAATGGGTATTATACTGCCGTCCGAAGCACAGCTGGAGGAGCTCCTTTTCGTTCGATTACTGTTAGGGATACAATTGGTGATCTTCCACCAGTTGCAAATGGAGCTGCCAAACCGACAATTGAT TACGGGAGTGAGCCCATATCATGGTTTCAAAAGAATATCAGAAGTGGCATGTCGGCTCTAAATGACCATATATCAAAGGAAATGAATGAACTCAATTTGATAAGATGCCAACGTGTACCAAAAAGGCCAGGTGCTGATTGGCGTGATCTACCAGATGAAAAG GTTAAACTGTCCACTGGACAAATGGTTGATTTGATACCTTGGTGCCTTCCGAACACAGCAAAGAGGCACAATCAATGGAAGGGGTTGTTTGGTAGGTTGGACTGGGATGGCAACTTCCCGACTTCCATCACAGATCCCCAACCAATGGGCAAGGTAGGGATGTGCTTCCACCCGGATCAAGATAGAATTCTCACTGTCCGTGAATGTGCAAGATCTCAA GGTTTCCCAGACAGTTACCAGTTTTCTGGTAACGTCCAAAACAAGCATAGGCAAATTGGAAATGCTGTGCCACCTCCATTAGCCTATGCACTCGGAAGGAAACTTAAGGAAGCTGTTGAACGAAAGCAATCCCCATCAGCTTAA